One stretch of Sander vitreus isolate 19-12246 chromosome 16, sanVit1, whole genome shotgun sequence DNA includes these proteins:
- the LOC144531812 gene encoding uncharacterized protein LOC144531812, translated as MLHTNMFSLETFETQISALMETVVDAAVTELSRLLANSNVNVMAAQERAAAAPEPAMKSEEEESEVTPPEEKHLRNKAITKQFASLMESWTKGAVEKILMMLKVSMCEAEDGPAAEQRAGLNDKTRQTSMKPKAGQVAGPKKPHPELASRSSCQKRKTMEGGPEPAITKENDHIYHRADAATRERNSGSPSAPEVMLTEATSELASDVSAEDGTHDHTDTSTTTSKVKKKKTAGLLKCPSCDKSFALKCMMDRHYLTHSKPHLCPECGKRFARQRQLIAHSRRHTGEKPFECSECGTEFAHKSTFVRHMRQHSVKKPSTHTCTLCENKFTGQLALQRHRCCALKKTFVCSLCPETFECRQSLGDHENLHSGDRDFICEMCGESFFSSSSLATHRVTHTQNENCCDMLGLGCSDLSVLKSHLSKHSGEKLFSCEVCGKGCSHKSALQHHMLTHTGEKPYVCETCGKRCGHASALQNHMRIHTGKKPGQQPACDVCGKKFRSSVNLKYHMSIHTGEKPYACDQCDKRFSNPSNLKLHGRIHSGEKSYGCNICARRFTQSSSLKLHRRVHTGEKPYWCVVCGKGFIHRGDFKKHQRGHLPDEPQDSGHSEKTAEKI; from the exons AtgttacacacaaacatgttcagCCTGGAGACTTTTGAGACTCAGATATCGGCTCTAATGGAGACTGTGGTAGACGCGGCGGTGACGGAGCTCAGCAGACTTTTGGCTAACTCTAATGTTAACGTTATGGCCGCTCAAGAGCGCGCTGCTGCGGCTCCAGAACCGGCTATGAAGAGCGAAGAGGAAGAGAGCGAAGTGACTCCACCGGAGGAAAAACACCTGCGTAATAAAGCTATAACG AAGCAGTTTGCATCCCTCATGGAATCATGGACCAAAGGTGCAGTAGAGAAAATACTGATGATGTTGAAAGTGTCCATGTGTGAAGCTGAGGATGGTCCTGCTGCAGAGCAGAGGGCTGGGCTGAATGACAAGACGAGACAGACGAGCATGAAGCCGAAAGCAGGGCAAGTGGCCGGGCCCAAAAAGCCTCATCCAG AATTGGCATCCAGAAGCTCTtgtcagaaaagaaaaacaatggagGGAGGACCTGAACCTGCAATAACAAAGGAGAATGACCACATATATCACCGAG ctGATGCAGCCACACGTGAGAGGAACTCTGGGTCCCCGTCTGCACCTGAAGTTATGCTAACAGAGGCCACCTCAGAGCTGGCCTCCGATGTAAGCGCGGAAGATGGCACCCATGACCATACAGACACTTCAACTACCACatccaaagtgaaaaagaaaaagacggCAGGGCTGTTGAAATGTCCATCTTGTGACAAATCATTTGCTCTGAAGTGTATGATGGACAGACACTACCTGACTCACTCCAAACCTCACCTTTGCCCCGAGTGTGGGAAACGTTTTGCTAGACAACGGCAGCTCATCGCACATTCAAGACGTCACACCGGAGAGAAGCCCTTCGAATGCTCCGAGTGTGGGACGGAGTTTGCGCACAAGTCGACCTTCGTCAGACACATGCGTCAGCACAGCGTGAAGAAACCGAGCACCCACACGTGCACGCTGTGTGAGAACAAGTTCACCGGGCAGTTGGCACTTCAGCGGCACAGGTGTTGTGCCTTGAAAAAGACGTTTGTCTGCTCGCTCTGCCCGGAGACCTTCGAGTGCCGACAGAGTTTGGGCGATCACGAGAATCTACATTCGGGAGACCGAGATTTTATCTGCGAAATGTGCGGCGAGAGTTTCTTCTCGTCCTCGTCCTTGGCCACCCACCGGGTGACGCACACGCAGAATGAAAACTGCTGCGACATGCTCGGCCTCGGTTGCAGCGACTTGAGCGTCCTCAAAAGTCACCTGAGCAAACACAGCGGGGAAAAACTCTTCTCCTGCGAGGTTTGCGGCAAAGGTTGTAGTCACAAGAGCGCCCTGCAGCACCACATGCTGACCCACACGGGAGAGAAGCCGTACGTCTGCGAGACCTGCGGCAAACGCTGCGGCCACGCCAGCGCGCTCCAGAACCACATGAGGATCCACACGGGCAAGAAGCCGGGGCAGCAGCCGGCCTGCGACGTGTGCGGCAAAAAATTCCGCAGCTCGGTCAATCTCAAATATCACATGAGCATCCACACGGGGGAGAAGCCTTACGCCTGCGACCAGTGCGATAAAAGGTTCAGCAACCCCAGCAATCTCAAGTTACACGGGAGGATTCACTCGGGGGAGAAAAGCTACGGCTGCAACATCTGCGCCAGGAGGTTCACTCAGTCCAGCAGCCTCAAGCTGCACCGACGGGTCCACACGGGAGAGAAGCCATATTGGTGCGTGGTCTGCGGTAAAGGATTCATTCACCGAGGCGACTTCAAGAAACATCAGAGGGGTCACCTGCCTGATGAGCCACAAGATTCAGGACACTCGGAAAAAACTGCTGAGAAAATCTAA